In one window of Streptomyces sp. FXJ1.172 DNA:
- a CDS encoding MerR family transcriptional regulator — protein sequence MTSDNPLNDRLDDDDYPAYTMGRAAEMLGATPAFLRAIGEARLITPLRSEGGHRRYSRYQLRIAARARELVDKGTPIEAACRIVILEDQLEEAQRINAEYRRAASESAGRAGSDSA from the coding sequence ATGACATCGGACAACCCCCTGAATGATCGTCTGGACGACGACGACTACCCCGCCTACACGATGGGCCGGGCAGCCGAGATGCTCGGCGCCACCCCGGCCTTCCTCCGGGCCATCGGTGAGGCTCGTCTGATCACTCCGCTCCGCTCGGAGGGAGGACACCGCCGGTACTCCCGCTACCAACTGCGGATCGCCGCGCGCGCTCGGGAGCTCGTCGACAAGGGGACTCCGATCGAGGCCGCGTGCCGCATCGTCATCCTCGAGGACCAGCTCGAGGAAGCGCAGCGCATCAACGCCGAGTACCGTCGTGCCGCCAGCGAATCGGCGGGCCGTGCCGGCTCCGACTCCGCCTGA
- a CDS encoding DEAD/DEAH box helicase yields the protein MNRTRTTRARTNRTYDRFGGSAAAGRSGVPHRSSGYGNRQPAGGDFALPKTVRPALPAVESFADLAMPAPLLATLGHEGVTVPFPIQAATLPNSLAGRDVLGRGRTGSGKTLAFGLAVLARTAGRRAEPRRPLALILVPTRELAQQVTDALAPYARSVSLRLATVVGGMSIGRQAGALRAGAEVVVATPGRLKDLIDRGDCRLADVGITVLDEADQMTDMGFMPQVTALLDQVRPEGQRMLFSATLDRNVDLLVRRYLTDPVVHSVDPSAGAVTTMEHHVLHVHDADKHRTTTEIAARDGRVIMFLDTKHAVDRLTEHLLNSGVRAAALHGGRSQPQRTRTLAQFKDGHVTVLVATNVAARGIHVDSLDLVVNVDPPSDHKDYLHRGGRTARAGESGSVVTLVTPGQRRGMTRLMASAGISPRITPVRSGEAELSRITGAQAPSGVPVVITAPVVERTRRAPSPSRDRRGRTGQGRPASAGVRRRAQRRPGNDSAA from the coding sequence AATCGCACATACGACCGCTTCGGAGGAAGCGCCGCTGCGGGCCGCTCCGGCGTTCCGCACCGCTCCAGTGGTTACGGAAACCGACAGCCCGCGGGGGGCGATTTCGCGCTGCCGAAGACGGTCAGGCCCGCGTTGCCCGCTGTCGAGTCGTTTGCCGATCTCGCCATGCCGGCGCCATTGCTGGCCACGCTCGGCCACGAAGGCGTGACCGTACCGTTCCCGATCCAGGCGGCGACCCTGCCGAACTCCCTGGCTGGCCGTGACGTACTCGGTCGCGGCCGCACCGGCTCGGGCAAGACCCTCGCCTTCGGCCTCGCAGTACTGGCCCGTACGGCGGGCCGGCGTGCCGAGCCGCGTCGGCCGCTGGCCCTGATTCTCGTCCCCACCCGTGAGCTGGCCCAGCAGGTCACCGACGCGCTCGCTCCCTATGCCCGCTCCGTGAGCCTGCGGCTCGCCACCGTCGTCGGTGGAATGTCCATCGGCAGGCAGGCCGGTGCTCTGCGGGCCGGCGCGGAAGTGGTCGTCGCGACGCCCGGTCGGCTCAAGGACCTCATCGACCGGGGCGACTGCCGACTCGCCGACGTCGGCATCACGGTGCTCGACGAGGCCGACCAGATGACCGACATGGGCTTCATGCCCCAGGTCACCGCCCTGCTCGACCAGGTGCGCCCCGAGGGCCAGCGGATGTTGTTCTCGGCCACCCTGGACCGCAACGTCGACCTGCTGGTCCGCCGCTACCTGACCGACCCGGTGGTGCACTCCGTCGACCCGTCGGCCGGTGCCGTCACCACGATGGAACACCACGTACTCCACGTGCACGACGCGGACAAGCACCGTACGACCACCGAGATCGCGGCCCGGGACGGCCGGGTCATCATGTTCCTGGACACCAAGCACGCCGTAGACCGGCTGACCGAGCACCTGCTGAACAGCGGTGTCCGCGCCGCGGCCCTGCACGGTGGCCGGTCCCAGCCGCAGCGCACCCGGACCCTGGCGCAGTTCAAGGACGGTCACGTCACCGTCCTGGTGGCCACCAACGTCGCGGCCCGCGGCATCCACGTCGACAGCCTCGACCTGGTCGTCAACGTGGACCCGCCCAGCGACCACAAGGACTACCTGCACCGTGGCGGCCGTACGGCCCGCGCCGGGGAGTCCGGCAGCGTCGTCACCCTGGTGACCCCCGGCCAACGCCGTGGCATGACCCGGCTGATGGCCTCGGCCGGCATCAGCCCGCGCATCACCCCGGTCCGCTCGGGCGAGGCGGAGCTGAGCCGCATCACAGGCGCCCAAGCGCCCTCCGGGGTCCCTGTGGTCATCACCGCGCCTGTCGTGGAACGCACCCGTCGCGCGCCTTCGCCGTCCAGAGACCGCCGGGGCCGCACCGGCCAGGGCCGACCCGCCAGCGCGGGGGTGCGCCGCAGGGCACAGCGGCGGCCCGGCAACGACTCGGCTGCTTAG
- a CDS encoding SCO5918 family protein yields the protein MRCVIARYPFDLTRTGVLASMKGVRPELVTGASVTIGRRRYPVKQVGQVITRQDPRDFTAGEVVRAMTRLGFTCHDRPEGAPVGEGGPAFLQTAYALLGGTDPVAV from the coding sequence ATGCGCTGTGTCATCGCCCGGTACCCGTTCGACCTGACCAGGACCGGGGTGCTGGCCTCGATGAAGGGTGTCAGGCCCGAGCTCGTCACGGGGGCGTCCGTGACCATCGGCCGCCGCCGCTACCCCGTCAAGCAGGTGGGCCAGGTCATCACGCGGCAGGACCCCCGTGACTTCACCGCCGGCGAGGTCGTGCGGGCCATGACGCGTCTCGGCTTCACCTGCCACGACCGCCCCGAGGGAGCGCCCGTGGGCGAGGGTGGACCCGCCTTCCTCCAAACCGCGTACGCACTGCTCGGCGGCACCGACCCCGTGGCCGTGTGA